Within Malus domestica chromosome 04, GDT2T_hap1, the genomic segment TCAGATGCTCAACTAGCTTTTTCGCCTTGTCATATCTTCGCATAATTTACGAGCGTCAATAGACATCTCCTCAAAATTTACGAATAAGGGCTGACATCTTCCCACTATGATTTTCGAACGAGGATATACGAACGAGGACTGACACATTGCGAAAGTGGACTGACATGATTTACGAACGAGGATTTATGAACGAGGACTGACATCTTATGAACGTTGATTGACAAAATTTGACTAAGTAGGTTGTCTGACAGGCTATACAAATATGTACTTATTATATAAACCACTATCCCATCTTGTTGAACTGACGAACGCAGTAGCTGCAGCACAGAAGCCTAAAAGCGTCCCCCTCGCCGAACATGCCTAGTCTGCACACCCATATGCTTTTATACAGATACACAcacgtatatatacatatatatatattgacactGACACCGACACTAACTtgcttttctatatatatatatatacatgcattccGAACCTGACTtgcttttctatatatatatatatatatatatatatttatatgcattccgaCCCTGACTTATTATATAaatatgcacacacacacacatatacatatgcaCACTTTTGCAGACATCACATCCTTGCTAGACTTGCACATCGGGCTATCTATctaaccacacacacacacacatataaatataggggtgtgctatccacacacccctttttacttctcacacaccccttattaatttttgtctgttgatttttttcaattcatctgatccgacggtcgaaaactaaaaaggtgtgggaaaagtaaaagggggtgtgtggatatcacaccccataaatatatatatgtctagGCACATAGGCATATATACGCACACCTACGCGCAACATCTACGTGCATATCTCTGCGTACTTACATGCAAATCTCTGTACGTacttttcatatatttgtatatatctCTATGctcacatgcatatatatatatatatatgtgtgtgtgtgtgtgtgtgtgtgtgtgtcattACCTTGGGTTTCTCCATCCCACTTTGCTTCACTTCCTCTGCTCAATTTCTCCACCATGCCTGTGATTTCTCAAGTGGCCTCTTGGCTTACAGGTAACTCTTTATTTCAAACCCCACTTGTGGGAATACTCCACAAATTCCTCTTTTAAATAAAAGATATTCCTTTTTATGATAGGAGAACAATGTCCCATTGCTTGAGCTTTTACTTTTGCACACGTAatgcctcatcttctttgcaAACACACAATGTGTTCAAGGAGGAAAATCCGATTAAATTCGCCCTTTAATTATTGATCTCAAAACTGTTCAACCTTGAATTTCCtcttaatcaatttttttttacctatTCGATCTTGGATTTTCGATCTTGGTTAGGTCTTTGCCCATTCGAtcttgggttttcttttccTACTCGATCTTAGATTCTCGATCCTGATTGGGTCTCTGCCCATCCGAtcttgggttttcttttccCACACGATCTTAGATTTCCGATCTTGATTGGGTCTCTGCCCATCTGATCTTGGGTTTTCTTCTCCCATAGGATCTTAGATTTCCGATCTTAATTGGGTCTCTGCCTTTTCGAtcttgggttttcttttccAACTCGATCTTATGTTTTCGATCTTCATCTCTTGGTTTCTACTATTCAGCTTTAGACTTTAGTCTAAGATTCGAATGAAGTGTAACTTTATTTATCATACAATAAGGAGATGTCAACAGACATCCAAGGATACACCATTTGACATGCAAGGAAGACAAGAAGGGATTTACCCTTCAACATTGCtggaaacaaaaattcaaatacGGAAAACATAAACACGAAAAGTTAATTATGGTACTTTCTCAAATGAATTGTGTTCCATGGGCGCGACACGTACTGACCTTTTTCAACATGCTTGAGTTTATAAGCTCCATTTCCGAAGGCTTCGATAATCATTGGTGGCATGACCAAAGTCGTTGTGATGAGCACACATCTTGTTCTTGTCTCACTTTTCTAGCGGCATTTGAATTGGTGCTGGCGCACGAAAGATTCATTTTCCCTTGTTCTCGTGGAAAATTTTGCCCAGGCTCACTGTCAGCTTGGTGTTTAGGCGATCAAGTCTAGATCTTTCATTAAACCCATCATTTGGATCACGTGTGAATCTTCTTTCCTGCCTCGGTTTGTTAGGAATTTGGCTCGTCAAATATGTCCTAGTTGGTTTATGATTGTTTTAGGAGACCTAAAGGTATACCGATTCTTGTCCTAGAGGGATTAGGAAAGAATTTcagtttccttattcaatttaggtttggatttctagaagtctatttggatttggataagTGTAATTTCCTAATCCACTTAGAAATAGGAATTCAATCAGCTTTGGGACATGTAAGCCAACCCTAtgtctataaatagggtgcggcaaggctgattttttaagagagaaagaaaacagcTAGACAGCCAAGAGTTTTGAGATTAGTTCTAGGGTTTGCAAAAGTTCTGTAATCTCTATTATTAATTAAAGGAACGGTGATTTCTTTACctagagaaatcacaactggacgtaggcataagttttgccgaaccagtataattcTTGTGTGTTTCTAAGTTTTCTAATATTTGCTAGTTTAGTCTATTGTCGTTGGTTGTATTAAAGAACAAGGTCTAGTGTGCAGGTTTTTCAACACAGTTGAGCCGTGCGTTTCAAGATTTTGATGCCTTATACTTCTTAAAGCTTTGCATTCAACAAATAAACTCTCAAACGTTCCTTGTTGATGAAGGTTTAATACCTTAACAGCAACTATCGTCCTATCGCTAGGGAGTTCCCCTTTgtaaacaaaaccaaaacttCCCAAACCAATCAAATTGTCCATAGAGAACCCATTCGTTGATTCGAGAAGTTCATGATAAGACACACTGGATTTCCAATTTTTATAAGAATGTGCTGTTAGAGGTCTACCTCTTTGTGAATATATAGTTTACATacctaattttcactcaaaTGATAATTTAAGAACTAAATCGACAATTCacttgaaataaaattaattgttcATTGGGTACAACGGTTGCGTTTCTGAGGTTGGACAGAGAGGAACAAGTCCAAATGCCTAGGACCGCGATTGGATTGGGCCGACTAAGATTTTGCGTGTGTTATTTACACTATGATTTACTTTACCCAGACTCTGGTTAAACATCATGCTCAGCAATTTGAATCCAATATCCATCACAGTAACACATGTTTGAGTGTTTCGCCATCCTTTTTCATTCCTCTTTTTCCTCGTATATTTTGTTGAAATCAAATAACTAAAACCAAAAACGAAATGATTATCTAATTAATAGTTCGCGGATAGACCCAAAATGATATGTAAAATAACGGATAATTAACGGGGTCTATTTGTTAACGACTAGACCCGTCAAACATCCACCCAAATGTTGATTTTAACTGGTTGGGGAGCTAATTATGCCTTGTGTTATAGTTAATTAGTGCAAattaccctaaaccctaaacccaatcagtcaattaagttaattaattttgtgaatTGAAGGGAATTTTGCATGACTTGGAATATTTGGATGAACGCAATAAAACTGCAAGGACAAAAatgaaaccaaaagaaagaaaaaaaaaaccttcatggGCAAAAGTGAAATCGATGCAATTTTTGAAGAATATAATAACAAGGACAGCCACCACATACTGTATTTCTATCTACACTTTTCTCACTTCATAGTCAGAATCGTTCAATATTTTAAACAGTATCTCAAATCGATCAAACATAAAGTACCAGACATTACCAATCGCAAAACCTCCCTTGCCGGCTGTGCTTCTGCTCATTGATCCTTCTTCCGGCAATGCAACACGACGCAAATCGGTGTCAACATGGTTGGATGCATGTTGAGCATCTGGTCAGTAAGCCGTTGTCGGCGTTTCGCTGTACGTGTTCTTGTAAATGTTGCATAAGCTTTGAAGGATGCCATTGGAATCTTGTTAGGGATGAACCCATGGCAGTTGTTATAGTTCCACTTGGCTTCAACATCTCAATTACAAAATGCGTCGTCAAGTTTTGATTTTCTGACATTTCACgattaggttttgaaataaGTAtcaatttatgtttaatttaatttgaataTATGGTTCTTCATTGTGTTTGATGACGTGACAAGCACATTGACTCCTTTATAAGTTGACGTGGAAGCCACACTTGCATCACATAGATTAAAACGAGTCACATAAactaaaatatatttaaaaaaaaggtaaatcgTAGCtagtaaaaaatgaaaaacgaaAAAGAGTTGCAAACGTGATATTAGCTCAATCGATTAAGACCGTTCACCTGACGTACCAAATTGTTAGAACTGAATAAACAAAAGAACTGATTGTCACAGAATACAAGTGGCAGTCATAATACTAATACtcccattaattttttttacatttcatCCTCCAATAAACTAAATGCAAACCTGCCAACATTAATCAAATCAAAGATTTTGATCATCTTACTTCCTTCTGCTCGGCcagtttttaaaaattatgcCTCAAGAATAACTTCTCTTGAGGTGATGCAGGTCCAATCTCTTCTTCCAAGCTCCTCAAACCATCACCACCACTCCCACAGTTGCCCAAATTTCTACCCTCTGTGGTCTTcccatcggcatcggcatctgAGGCCGAGGACTTCCTCCTCTGGGAAGAAGCAACACTCGGAAATGTGATCCATGAAGGAGCTCGGAATTCAAACCTTTGCGCGTCCTCCAGTTCTACCACATCGGTGTCGACTGACCTGTTTGAAgatctttgtgaggattttttGTGCATTCTACTGCTTCCCAATACCACCTCGGTTGGCAGAATAGGTTGCTCGTTACAGGGGCTGCCCATTAGCATGGCAAGAGCTCGTTCTAGCGCTGTCGTCACCTTGTCCATTGATGGCCTCTCCTTCCCTCTCATTCTCACACATTTGCAGGCTACATTGGCAATTCTTTTCAAGGCTTCGAGGTCAGGTGGGGGTTTCAAAACTGGATCCAAAATTGTACTTATGTCTCCTGACTTGATCAGAGGCACTGCCCATTCAACTATATTTCCGTCTTCGTACTGCATATCGATGGCTTTTCTGCCACTAAGAATCTCCAAAAGTAAAACACCAAAACTGTAAACATCAGATTTGGTTGTAAGGTAATGAAGTCTGTAGTACTCAGGATCAAGATACCCTAGAGTTCCGGCTGGTAGCTCCGCCAATGGGGAGCCACTGTCTGCAGGTCCCAGTAACGACAAACCAAAATCAGCAACTCGAGCATTGTGCTCCTCATCAATGAGAATGTTTGAAGACTTAATGTCTCGATGAATCACCGGTGGGCAAGCATAACCGTGCAAGTATTCAATTCCCCGAGCTGCTTGGACTGCAATAGTGACCCTTCGAACCCAATCCAATTGCTCTTTCAAGGCTTTGTTCTTTCCGTGGAGATGCTGATGCAATGATCCATGAGCCATGAACTCGTAAACAAGAAGACTTTGTCCGCCTTCTTCACAATATCCGAGCAGATTGAGTAAATGtgcgtggtttaaccgtgagaGCAAGTCTAGCTCTGTATGGAACTCTTTCGAATTCTTTTGCATGTTAGGAGACATTATAGCCTTTTTGACAGCAACAACTGTCCCATCTTTTAGAACACCTCTGAAAACACAGGAAAAGCTTCCCTTTCCAACAACAGACTCCTCTCCAAAGCCGGCTGTGGCCCTTTCAAGCTCCTCATACGTGAACATCTGAGCTCTCCTTATCTTCAGGTCATCCAACTCGGGACGAATCTTACCATTGTCCTTCTGGAAAGATGCATCCTGACCATTCTTTTTCGAATTCAAATCTTTTCCTGTGCACTGACAGTTGCGTAATCTGTAGCGAACATATAAAATTGCAGTTATAGACACAACACTCACCAAGAACAGAGCAAAAGCAACCTCCGCAATAATGATAGGCAATTGCATGGACCAAAACCTTTCATTCTTCTTGCCATATGAAGATGAACAATTTGAGAAACATTCAGCAGAGTAACAGATAGAACAGTTATATTCACACTGTCTATCAGATTTCAAAGTACATTCGGTTTTTTGGTACATTTCATCTGGACAATCATTGCTGCACGGCATGCAAATATGAGAGTTAGGTAACTTGCAAGAGGCACTCTCATTACTGAGCTCATAGAAACCAGGAGCGCACGGAGTGGACTTGCAGAATCCAGGTGCCACAGGTAATGGAAGAGAAGTTGGGAATCCATGTCCCCAGCAAACCGGTAAGAATGATTTGTCAGCAAGAATTCCACAAGTGAAGTAATTTCCAGCAGCAATCTCATAAACCTTGGTACCATTAGGAGCAGGTGTACTTTGTTTCACAATAAACCCCCAACAAATCACCTCACGGTCATAGCTCTTAATTCCGCAAGCATGGAACTTCCCTCCAACAACTGAAAGCATTGGGTCATTTGGAGCCATATCAACATTGCCCTGACCTGAATATGCCACTGAAATTTCTTCTTCCATGACCAAGCTTCTTCCCCAACAAACGGTTCTGGAATTCACGGGCTCCAGAATCCCACAAACATGATACCCACCAGCTGAAATCTTCCGAAACCTCATATCTTTGGGGATCAAGCTGATAACCCTGCTACTAGTCTCATCACCCCAGCAAAAGACAGTTCTGTTCTGGGAAAACAATCCACAATTGAATTCTGAGCCAGCTGAAATCGACTGAATCTGCCCATCAAACACATAGTTTTTGGTCATGTTATATCCCCAACAATCAACAAAAGAGGTGTTTCTGAGCCTGCCAGTTAAAGGTTTTCGTAATCCACACATATGATAATCACCAGCACTGATTTCTAAATATTGAGCTTCTTTAACAATGGGTTGAGGGACACCCATTTGGATATAACCGCTGCTTCCCCAACAATATGGCTGGTTGGAATCCATGAGAAGTCCACAAACAAATCCATCACCAGCAGTTAAACCGATAAATGGGAATCGATTAGGAGCCCCGTATGTAATTGCTGAGTTTGATCCATAGCAGGTCACAAGATGAGACCCATCTAATTTTAACCCACAGAAAACTGAACCTTTCTCTCCATAAGAAACTGCAATGGCTGACATGGAACCTAGTCCTGAAGCTAAACACCATAAATCTGATAAAACTACAAGTTCAGCAAGAAATCCAGCTCTCAGTATGCTGATATTAAGAACCCAGATCAGGAAATCATTTACTGAAAACCCCATTATAACAAGCCACTGTAAAGCTACTCAAAGATAAAGTTTCACCCACCAACTAAAGTTGCTGACTTTTATTTCCTTCCAAATTGAAGGACAAAGTCTAGTATCCAATGCAGTAATTTACAAGGAAAATCTGTGTTTCTGGTGTTTTTCTAAAGAAATGCAACCACATTATACTCCCCTTTTCTCCATAacgaaaaatgaagaaaaaggcGAAAAATTAAACTAAGTGGCCATGAATTGATGAACAGAAAAAGAGGAGAATGTGTGACAAACCCACGTACCAGAAGCAACAGATCAGCAAAAACCAAGCAGGACCCAAATCAGAAAATCCCCTTCTGAAGCAGACAACTTTTGCAAAAAGATTAATAAAGGTAACAACTTTAGAGAAGCCCACACCTCCAAGTTATCTGTTGCTGAAAACTCATGTGAGAAAACCTCATGTTTTTTCACTTTTCTGGTGCTGAAAACAAAAGTTCCAAACTTGAATGGGCTTTCTGCAACTTTGATTCCAGGAagcaaagaaaacaaatcacCTTTTAAAATCCCATGTACTTATTTATTTGCTTTCAGGTTCATCTGCAAGCTCAAGAATGGGAAGAGTAATCTGGCACTTCTCTGTCCATGAAATTTTGCTTTGAATGAGTGTTGGGTGGTAAGGTGAATTTCATGAATGGAAATTAAAGAAAGATGGATTGTTGCATGTGGTTTCAGGGTATTGTTGTTGCAGACcagaatctagagagagagagagagagagagagagagagggcattTAATACCATGAAACTGCAGCTTCTGAATATGGCCTTAGGTGCAGGTGAAGACAATAAATGAGAAGTTAATgcaatttcattttttcatgCCTGCATTGAAGCACACTTGGCTACCCttctgattttttatttttactttggtGAAGATGCATCCaaatttttttccaatttaaATCTTGTTTCCCCTACTTGATCAGATCAAAATGCATCGCACTTTCTCatggtttttaatgtttttgtttgcttttgcATGCATGACGTccatattttgaatattttgaataagatttacgtgttttttttatgtgaacaaatttcatttctttgcatttttattggttttttACCCCTTAAAAATAAGGTTTCACCTTGCTATAttctcatttatttttattttgaataaacgatattatttacattaaaaagaaagagagtaTGTTTAGTCTTATAATGAGTTGTTTTATTCGTTTTTGGGTCATGTTAGACATAATTTGCATTCTTAACCAGAGTTGATAAAAACGAGATATTTTACATCAACCGGTGAAAAAATCCCAACACAAACAAAAAGATTAAATAAAATGCattttaattaacaaatacttcATTACTTCATTTGCAAAGTATTTAATTAGAATGTTGACTTTGTtgttaaaataatatttgagaGAGAGAACAGAGAGAGGGACAGCTAGAGAGGATGAAAGAAGGGGCttaagtgtttttgaaattgttatttctctttgcttttgtgcctttatttttACTAATGAGGGTAGATTTTACTTCCTCTAAGTAatacaaattataaaaaaaaaaattatattttagatCATATAAGATTCTTATTCCTagtttacacaatcatactaaacataaaaaactatttacaacacaaattatatatacatatatagtcaaacaactttaaacaaataaaatataatataacaaCTTAACATATCACTAACGTTAGCCCACCCTTATCAACACAACTCGTTAAGCCTTAACTCAAACAATGACTTTTTGTGCATGTTCCAGTCATGTCATGGGTCGCCACTTAATACTattaaagatgaatttgaaccatattattgctaatttATTGTGCTCCTCccattaatgtagataatatcgtttgctcaagaaaaaaaagtttatgTTATGAATCATgcacaattatatatacatatagtcAAATAGCTTAAACCAAACAAAATATAATATAGCAATTTAACATATCACCAATGAGCCCACCCTTATCAACACAACTTGTTAAGCCTCAACTCGAACAATGAATTTTTCGTGCATGTTCGAAGTCATGTTATGGGTCATGCACAATTTTGCTAGGTCTAGTCTCACGACTCATCAACCAATATGTCCCAAAGTTTCTCCACAAAAAGTGTATGGCAAGGTAAGTTATTAAGAGGCGTTTTGATATATTCGTCTTGTTTTTAAACTTGTTAGaccaaacatatatatatttgtcttTTAACGATTTAATTATACATCCTTCTACGGTTTTGGAGTCACTCTTAATTAAGCCATTTTATTGTACCTAAATTACAAGACCTatcataatttacataaaaaatagGATTTGGATTCCATCCGGAACCAAGTTGTGGGGATTCTAGGGGCCCTCACATCCTAACCGTTTATTGTATATCATGcagtcataaatcattttaaatttatttatttaaaattaaacacaaatagtatcaaacgaaaactgactgcatgatatacaataaacagtcatgatgtgaggatccctaagatccccacaaagaagatccggagaggatccccatccaaaaaaataaacaaggaaaaaatgaaagaaaaatggtTCCTACATTCTTGCTAACTAATGCCTCTTAGTTTGACGTTCAGCTCGTAGAGCCAAAGCTAGGGATGCGTGGCACCTcgatttcacataaataaaagCTCTTCGGAGCCGGTGATGCTTGATAAAAAGTCTCATCTCTCCCCTTTGAGAAACCATGGGACTATGTGATCTTGACACCGTCAACGTTGCTATTGAAGTTCCAAGTAATTCTTTTTATGTTCACATATTGTAggtttgttaatttttcttttagctTCACATTCCGCCGATAGCTACTCATATCGATTATCACAGTTGAAAAATTCTTGGATtagtttcatgtatattttagtttttttgatTGGGTAAATTTGGCCTCGATAAGTAGTttgcttgaaatttgatcttttTACATGAAGCGGATTTATTGTCATGGAACGTCCTTTATCTAATAATACATTGTCATGTGTAAGTTTTTCACCACATTGCAATATATTATTTGATCGGGACGCCACGCAACGGTGAGTCCATTTCATGGTAGTTGTCCTCCAAAACAAGATACCCCTTTTTTTTGATAAACCTCGTAGGCTCAAGCATGGTCAACTACCAACATCACCGATGTGTCTCAACTTAACCACCTATTACAAGGTgttgggttttatcacaaaaagtcTCGGTGATGTTAAGGGTGGAAACTCTCATAGattaattgtatattattttgtcaTATGACCGATGTGAGATCCTATTCTCCAACGTCCCCTCATGAGTGCCCCCATATGAGGTCACAAGAGAAACCAATTCCCACCTGGGGAACCGATCAAGTCATTATACCGGAACTAACAACAATCATTTCGACATCCCGATTGGTTGGTATTCAGTCTCTAGAGCCAATGCCAATCTTTTCGAAGGCCCAATCATTCAATTGCCTTAAGTTGGAACTAGCGCATCCTATCAACTTTAGGAAGCATGTTCAAGCCCCGTAACTTAGGCCTAGGACGTGTCAAGAGAATAGTTTGCTATGATACTATGATAAACTTTATAGGCTCATGCACTTCCACCACCAATATTGTTCCAACTTAACTACTTATTATTAGGTGTTGGGTTTATCACAAAAGATCACGGTGATACTAAGGGTGAAAACTcacatatattaatttatatattttatcacATGACCAATGTAAGGATCCTATTCTCTAACACTTTTTTTCGGTGACTCCGATGAATCCAATCATGCTCTCATCTGTCTCTCTCTTGTATCTTTAAGAACTTGGATCAAATCAATCAAGAAACCGAGACGGTTGTGAATTGGTGTTGATGGAAGAATTGTGCGGAGCCATGTTCGATGCCGACCATTTGAAGGACACTATTCGCAGCAGTTCAGTGGGAGAAAACCTAGTGCTTCATTCAAACTAAAGGATATGAACAATTTCTAGCGCTGGGAAAATCTGAAAACTAACTGCAGAATTAAGAATTTTGCAATCTTTGCATTAGTAGATCATTCGTAGGGTTCAACTCCAACTCTTTTTAAACTTCTAGAGTGCTTCTGTAATTACCAAGGATTAGGCTAATGCTTACCGAATTAATTTTCATGTCAACTTATTTCCCAACCAATACAATTAACACTGTAGTGTTACTTTAACTTCTACGTTACAGTTATTGTTTTTAGTGctcatttgaaagtgtttttaaaataactgaaggtactcttaaaaaaaatgtttttgagtttcaaaagcactAAAAATGCTTCATGCAataagcaccagttatgtgctctGTTGCTTCTTGTATGATGCACTTTAAATGCTTTTCcatgattcacttgcattttattaaaaatatattagttaaaaaaacatttttacaGAAATAGCTTTCAACCATTTTAAATGTAGTTCGAAATGAACTCTTAATGTATTTCAGCATATTGTGTTTCTCAGTATTTGATTTAATCAAGTTAACTAAAGTGGTGTGATTATCATGGATGGCTACCAAAGAGCCAACAAACTCATGGACCATCCCATCCCTTATTGtcttccatcttcattcattcCTCCAAACAAAACGGCACTCCACCAACATCACAAATGCAATGACTCCAATTTCATACTCTTCTAGTAACGACATTAATTAAGTTTTTACAATCGATATCCTTATTTTAAATTATACTACAGAGAAtgagaaaatttgaatttaaaaaacaaaaaagcgaATAAAAATGTTATATCCATCAAAGCGATCCATCACTTATGACGGTGATTTAAGTTGATAACCTAAAAGTAGTGGGGACCAACCTCATTTCAACACCTTAATGGAGAGCCCATATTACTGACCTAcaaatttattaataaatatCTTTGTTCCATTAAACTTTGCTTTCATAGATTGTTGTGAATGCCATGCTCAATGACTTTTATATTTCATCCCAAGATTTTGTAAGCATAAGTTAGTGAATAATTGACAACATTTCGTCCTGATTTACATATTACGTGTTCCCAATGCCAAATTAAACATAATTTGACTCGTTTCATGCTAGAAACTTCTTATGTTATCGAAAATTGTTCCCTCACACGACCACAACAAAGCACAAAACACAATCGGGTAGCAAAGGGACGACGACTAGGAGCCCGAATTATTGAGAAACTTTTCAGTTATTTTAGGTGGATAATCAAGCATTCGACGTCTATGTTCAAGGTCTGCAGGAAGATTAGCTAATATTTCATCCAACTCAGTGACCTCACTTTGTTGTGAACTATGAGGACttcttggaatatttgaaggaggagaAGGATTACTTGGAATATTTGTAGGAGAAGGACTACCCGAAATGTTTGAAGAAAGATTtaagcattgtttcttataaTATCATTCCATTACGTAACtataaaatggaaagaaaaataaaaattttagacTCTTAATCCTAGAGTAGACTATCCGAATATGCATAATAACTAAtccaaccaacaattcaattaatcaatagcAATAAggatacaaattattcaataaataaatattcaAACATATGAATAATTGTATACATtatgtaataattcaattaattaatcaataatcaagaattcaaattttaattttcaccctaaaaaataatttcatatcaataatcaataatcaataaccaataaccaataaccatatgggtgtgctatctacacacccatttttacttctcacatacccttgttaatttctgtccgttgatcttctttaattcatccaattcgacggtagaaaactaaaaaggtgtgggagaagtaaaaaagggtgtgtggatatcacacccctaactATATTAGTGCATTACCATATGATTCTAtactaattaaacaaaattcatgttaaataattaattatggtTAGGGATTATAAATTAGGATaactaataaaaaatacttgaaatttttgagttttaactataaggataaaataaagggtaaagtgaatagtatcagatttgacattttaatgtaaaaatgtgatttttgttGAAATAAACAGTATCgagaattttttgttaaaattcttttataaataaatttaaggattaaaaaatttacTTTTGAAGGCTGAAAACCAACGGCTTAGCGGCTGGAGAGTGGCTGGTGGCGACCGCAAAAAGCCAACGGaaacaagaattaaaaaattttcCGTCTGGGATTTTGGGGGCAGAGCAGCTTTGCTCTCTGTCTCTGATTGGATGGGATGGGAaagattgaaaaagaaaaggggcACTGACACGGGACTGAAAAAGAAAAGTGAGAGGGAATGG encodes:
- the LOC103432723 gene encoding serine/threonine-protein kinase-like protein ACR4, with protein sequence MGFSVNDFLIWVLNISILRAGFLAELVVLSDLWCLASGLGSMSAIAVSYGEKGSVFCGLKLDGSHLVTCYGSNSAITYGAPNRFPFIGLTAGDGFVCGLLMDSNQPYCWGSSGYIQMGVPQPIVKEAQYLEISAGDYHMCGLRKPLTGRLRNTSFVDCWGYNMTKNYVFDGQIQSISAGSEFNCGLFSQNRTVFCWGDETSSRVISLIPKDMRFRKISAGGYHVCGILEPVNSRTVCWGRSLVMEEEISVAYSGQGNVDMAPNDPMLSVVGGKFHACGIKSYDREVICWGFIVKQSTPAPNGTKVYEIAAGNYFTCGILADKSFLPVCWGHGFPTSLPLPVAPGFCKSTPCAPGFYELSNESASCKLPNSHICMPCSNDCPDEMYQKTECTLKSDRQCEYNCSICYSAECFSNCSSSYGKKNERFWSMQLPIIIAEVAFALFLVSVVSITAILYVRYRLRNCQCTGKDLNSKKNGQDASFQKDNGKIRPELDDLKIRRAQMFTYEELERATAGFGEESVVGKGSFSCVFRGVLKDGTVVAVKKAIMSPNMQKNSKEFHTELDLLSRLNHAHLLNLLGYCEEGGQSLLVYEFMAHGSLHQHLHGKNKALKEQLDWVRRVTIAVQAARGIEYLHGYACPPVIHRDIKSSNILIDEEHNARVADFGLSLLGPADSGSPLAELPAGTLGYLDPEYYRLHYLTTKSDVYSFGVLLLEILSGRKAIDMQYEDGNIVEWAVPLIKSGDISTILDPVLKPPPDLEALKRIANVACKCVRMRGKERPSMDKVTTALERALAMLMGSPCNEQPILPTEVVLGSSRMHKKSSQRSSNRSVDTDVVELEDAQRFEFRAPSWITFPSVASSQRRKSSASDADADGKTTEGRNLGNCGSGGDGLRSLEEEIGPASPQEKLFLRHNF